In Halomarina salina, one DNA window encodes the following:
- a CDS encoding heavy-metal-associated domain-containing protein, with amino-acid sequence MTTTLSVSGMSCGHCEQSVEDALESVSGVDSATADESEGTATVDGDAELDDLVAAVEDAGYEASA; translated from the coding sequence GTGACGACGACACTCTCCGTCTCCGGGATGAGTTGCGGTCACTGTGAACAGAGCGTGGAGGACGCGCTCGAATCGGTCTCGGGCGTCGACTCCGCGACCGCCGACGAGAGCGAGGGAACGGCGACCGTCGACGGCGATGCCGAGTTGGACGACCTCGTCGCCGCGGTCGAGGACGCTGGTTACGAGGCGAGCGCGTAG
- a CDS encoding DEAD/DEAH box helicase — protein sequence MVVTDESPSPSLSLDEFQSALQRLGRSVVTASQVARVLECSHAEASERLAALADAGRIASADVSDDPVVWYPLDIEALSSREHRILFPERREVVVEHPRQFTRAQLAQFAHLVDSSGDAYIYRIREEDVWQAPYDHLEDLLRTMRDVLPERSPHLEEWVERQWGRAHKFTLATHEDGYTVLRAASDDLMGNVALQRLDQGEHVRAPISDSEVWVASERVGEIKRILYDAGYPVQDDRELESGDPLDIEVELDLREYQRSWVERFESAHSGVFVGPPGSGKTVAAMGAMAAVGGETLVLVPSRDLAGQWHEELLTHTSLSRDQIGEYHGGEKNIRPVTVATYQTAGMDRHRSLFDDREWGLIVYDEVHHVPSNVFRRSADLQAKHRLGLSATPIREDDREADIFTLIGPPIGTDWAALFDAGFVAEPEVEIRYVPWADEYARNEYVSSHGHERRQVAATNPAKVEAVRTLLEDHVGSKVLIFADYLDQGEALSKALDLPFVSGEMRHRRRQVLFDEFRTDRRDTLIISRVGDEGIDLPNAEVAIVASGLGGSRRQGAQRAGRTMRPVGSALMYVLATRGTNEEDFARQQLRHLAGKGIRVTERDAPQVEPVVDPSEEDAQGSDEDAPTDGIGGTDTSDETDTSDTPTDGDGDE from the coding sequence CTGGTAGTGACAGACGAGTCGCCCTCGCCCTCGCTCTCGCTCGACGAGTTCCAGTCCGCCCTCCAGCGTCTCGGTCGGTCGGTCGTGACGGCGAGTCAGGTCGCGCGCGTCCTCGAGTGCTCCCACGCCGAGGCCAGCGAGCGACTCGCCGCACTCGCCGACGCGGGCCGCATCGCCAGTGCGGACGTCTCCGACGACCCGGTGGTCTGGTATCCGCTCGACATCGAGGCGCTCTCTTCCCGAGAACACCGTATCCTCTTCCCCGAACGGCGGGAGGTGGTCGTCGAACACCCCCGGCAGTTCACCCGCGCGCAACTCGCGCAGTTCGCCCACCTCGTCGACTCCTCGGGCGACGCCTACATCTACCGCATCCGCGAGGAGGACGTCTGGCAGGCCCCCTACGACCACCTGGAGGACCTCCTGCGGACGATGCGCGACGTCCTCCCAGAGCGGTCGCCGCACCTCGAAGAGTGGGTCGAGCGCCAGTGGGGACGGGCGCACAAGTTCACGCTCGCGACCCACGAGGACGGCTACACGGTTCTCAGGGCGGCCAGCGACGACCTGATGGGCAACGTCGCACTCCAGAGACTCGACCAGGGCGAGCACGTCCGCGCGCCCATCAGCGACTCCGAGGTGTGGGTCGCCTCCGAGCGCGTCGGCGAGATAAAGCGCATCCTCTACGACGCGGGCTATCCGGTCCAGGACGACCGGGAACTGGAGTCCGGCGACCCGCTCGACATCGAGGTGGAACTCGACCTCCGGGAGTACCAGCGGTCGTGGGTCGAGCGCTTCGAGTCCGCACACTCGGGCGTCTTCGTCGGCCCGCCCGGCAGCGGCAAGACCGTCGCCGCGATGGGCGCGATGGCGGCCGTCGGCGGCGAGACGCTCGTCCTCGTCCCGTCGCGTGACCTCGCCGGACAGTGGCACGAGGAACTGCTCACCCACACGTCCCTCTCGCGCGACCAGATCGGCGAGTATCACGGCGGCGAGAAGAACATCCGTCCGGTCACCGTCGCGACCTACCAGACCGCCGGGATGGACCGCCACCGGTCGCTGTTCGACGACCGCGAGTGGGGGCTCATCGTCTACGACGAGGTCCACCACGTCCCCTCGAACGTGTTTCGTCGGAGCGCGGACCTGCAGGCGAAACACCGGCTCGGCCTCTCGGCGACGCCCATCCGGGAGGACGACCGCGAGGCCGACATCTTCACGCTCATCGGCCCGCCCATCGGGACGGACTGGGCGGCGCTGTTCGACGCCGGGTTCGTCGCCGAACCGGAAGTGGAGATTCGCTACGTCCCGTGGGCCGACGAGTACGCCCGCAACGAGTACGTCTCCAGTCACGGCCACGAGCGCCGGCAGGTCGCCGCGACGAACCCGGCCAAGGTCGAGGCGGTGCGGACGCTCCTCGAGGACCACGTCGGGTCGAAGGTGCTGATATTCGCCGACTACCTCGACCAGGGCGAGGCGCTTTCGAAGGCGCTCGACCTGCCGTTCGTCTCCGGCGAGATGCGCCACCGCCGTCGGCAGGTGCTGTTCGACGAGTTCCGTACCGACCGGCGAGACACCCTCATCATCTCCCGGGTCGGCGACGAGGGCATCGACCTGCCGAACGCCGAGGTGGCCATCGTCGCCTCGGGACTGGGCGGCTCCCGACGACAGGGTGCACAGCGTGCGGGGCGGACGATGCGCCCGGTGGGGAGCGCGCTGATGTACGTCCTCGCCACGCGCGGGACGAACGAGGAGGACTTCGCCCGCCAGCAGTTGCGCCATCTCGCCGGGAAGGGCATTCGAGTGACGGAACGCGACGCCCCGCAGGTCGAACCGGTGGTCGACCCGAGCGAGGAGGACGCCCAGGGGAGCGACGAGGACGCGCCGACGGACGGCATCGGCGGCACCGACACCTCCGACGAGACGGACACCTCCGACACCCCGACGGACGGCGACGGAGACGAGTGA
- a CDS encoding hydantoinase/oxoprolinase family protein: protein MSERTGAGDTRVGVDVGGTFTDLVTIRDGTVRVRKTPSTPESPDEGVVAGIEEARANDGLDPERVAFFGHGTTVATNAVLEGEWADTALVTTAGFRDVLEIGRQARPDIYDFQAEKPTPVVERDRRYEVVERLDERGEVLTDLDEASVRSLAEDLQATDAESVAVCLLHSFENDDHERRVREMLDDAGVDAATSLSCEVLPEIREYERTLATSLNAALKPVMDRYIGRLEGSVADQGVPAELKILQSNGGIITADVARERPVNTLLSGPAGGVQGAAYVAGLSGVEDIVTMDMGGTSCDVSLVEGGDPLVSTDVHVGDYPVSVPMVDVHTVGSGGGSIGWLDAGGALRVGPRSAGADPGPVCYGRGGTEPTITDAHLLLGRLDPAGFLASADDTTVEDVRTVVEERLADPLGTTVDEAAQGILDVANANMERALRVVSVERGYDPREFSIVAFGGAGPLHATRLAESLDVPRVVVPRTAGVLSALGLLISDVLYDYSVSRVRPWDEVDHESLAESFAEFRERGESRLDEEGLVPERMRFERSLDLRYAGQSFELQVPVPEGDVDAATLETVVERFHDRHRQRYGHAYTDEPVELVTIRVRARGLVETPDLRPASTAGSVADARRERRPVLFDGEFVETPVYDRESLPTESSFDGPAVVEGAGSTTVVRPDTSATVDEYGSIVVAVSD, encoded by the coding sequence ATGAGTGAGCGCACCGGCGCTGGGGACACTCGGGTCGGCGTCGACGTCGGCGGGACGTTCACCGACCTCGTCACGATACGCGACGGCACCGTCAGGGTCCGCAAGACCCCCTCGACGCCCGAATCGCCCGACGAGGGCGTCGTCGCGGGCATCGAGGAGGCGCGAGCGAACGACGGCCTCGACCCCGAACGCGTCGCGTTCTTCGGCCACGGGACGACGGTGGCGACCAACGCCGTCCTCGAAGGGGAGTGGGCGGACACCGCACTCGTGACGACCGCGGGGTTCCGGGACGTGCTCGAAATCGGGCGACAGGCCCGCCCCGACATCTACGACTTTCAGGCCGAGAAGCCGACCCCGGTCGTCGAGCGCGACCGGCGCTACGAGGTGGTCGAACGCCTCGACGAACGCGGCGAAGTACTGACCGACCTCGACGAGGCGAGCGTTCGGTCGCTCGCCGAGGACCTCCAGGCGACGGACGCAGAGAGCGTCGCGGTCTGTCTGCTCCACTCCTTCGAGAACGACGACCACGAGCGCCGGGTGCGGGAGATGCTGGACGACGCAGGCGTCGACGCGGCCACGTCGCTGTCCTGCGAGGTGCTCCCCGAGATACGCGAGTACGAACGGACGCTCGCCACCTCGCTGAACGCCGCGCTCAAACCGGTGATGGACCGCTACATCGGCCGACTGGAGGGGAGCGTCGCCGACCAGGGCGTCCCGGCCGAACTGAAGATTCTCCAGTCGAACGGCGGTATCATCACGGCCGACGTCGCTCGGGAACGGCCGGTCAACACGCTGCTCTCCGGGCCGGCGGGCGGCGTCCAGGGTGCGGCCTACGTCGCGGGCCTGAGCGGCGTCGAGGACATCGTCACGATGGACATGGGCGGGACGTCGTGTGACGTCTCGCTCGTCGAGGGCGGCGACCCGCTCGTCTCGACGGACGTCCACGTCGGCGACTACCCCGTCAGCGTCCCGATGGTCGACGTCCACACGGTCGGCTCGGGTGGCGGCTCTATCGGCTGGCTCGACGCGGGCGGTGCGCTCCGCGTCGGCCCGCGCTCTGCTGGCGCGGACCCCGGTCCGGTCTGCTACGGACGCGGCGGGACCGAGCCGACCATCACCGACGCCCACCTCCTGCTCGGCCGCCTCGACCCGGCTGGCTTCCTCGCCTCGGCCGACGACACGACCGTCGAGGACGTGCGGACGGTCGTCGAAGAGCGCCTCGCCGACCCGCTCGGGACCACCGTCGACGAGGCGGCGCAGGGCATCCTCGACGTGGCCAACGCGAACATGGAGCGCGCGCTGCGGGTCGTCTCGGTCGAGCGCGGCTACGACCCCCGCGAGTTCAGCATCGTGGCGTTCGGCGGTGCCGGGCCGCTCCACGCGACCAGACTCGCCGAGTCGCTGGACGTGCCTCGCGTCGTCGTCCCGCGCACGGCGGGCGTCCTCTCTGCACTCGGGTTGCTCATCAGCGACGTCCTCTACGACTACAGCGTCTCCCGCGTGCGACCGTGGGACGAGGTCGACCACGAGTCGCTCGCCGAGTCGTTCGCCGAGTTCCGCGAGCGCGGTGAGTCGAGACTCGACGAGGAGGGTCTCGTCCCCGAGCGGATGCGGTTCGAGCGCTCGCTCGACCTGCGCTACGCCGGCCAGTCGTTCGAACTGCAGGTACCGGTGCCGGAGGGTGACGTCGACGCGGCGACGCTGGAGACGGTCGTCGAGCGGTTCCACGACCGGCACCGCCAGCGCTACGGCCACGCCTACACCGACGAACCGGTCGAACTGGTCACGATTCGGGTGCGTGCGCGCGGCCTCGTCGAGACGCCGGACCTCAGACCCGCCTCGACGGCGGGGTCGGTCGCCGACGCCCGCCGGGAACGTCGGCCCGTGCTGTTCGACGGCGAGTTCGTCGAGACGCCCGTCTACGACCGCGAGTCCCTGCCCACCGAGTCGTCGTTCGACGGCCCGGCAGTCGTCGAGGGCGCGGGGAGCACGACCGTCGTCAGGCCGGACACCAGCGCGACCGTCGACGAGTACGGCAGCATCGTCGTGGCGGTGAGCGACTGA
- a CDS encoding heavy metal translocating P-type ATPase, producing the protein MSYRRERLAITGMSCANCSSTVTEALESLEGVREANVNFATDEGTVEYDPEVTTLAAIYDAIDDAGYGAVDDTLAITVTDMSCANCSQTVGESLLDTPGVISADVNFATDEGRVRYNPEEATRSDLYDAVERAGYSPVRDDADGDTEAGEGSGDGESRADAARREELHRQRNLVLFGTALSLPLLAMMVVELLAPGTLPETIPGTDLAMGWVAFALATPVQVVLGREFYVNSYKAVVRNRTANMDVLIALGSSTAYLYSVAALAGLIAQAGLYFDTAALILVFITLGNYLEARSKSQAGAALKHLLELEADTATAVDYSEESGATDEREVPLDEVEAGDHLKVRPGEKVPTDGVVVEGESAVDESMVTGESVPVEKSPGDDVVGATVNQNGALVVRATKVGRDTALQQIVAQVREAQSRQPDIQRVADRISAYFVPAVILNALFWAAVWFLFPEALAGFVGALPMWGLVAGGPAAAGGTISVFEFSVVVFASAVLIACPCALGLATPAATMVGTTIGAQNGVLFEGGDVLERVRDVDTVVFDKTGTLTNGEMELTDVVSVGPRADGGELQYDEESLDEDGVLRLAASAERDSEHPLARAIVEGAEERGLDLVSPESFENVPGQGVRATVDGREVLVGNRTLLSEADVDVGPAEETAERLESEGKTAMFVASAPTGTSEGEVVGVLANADTVKATSAEAVRTLRERGTDVWLITGDNERTARAVAEEVGIDPENVRAEVLPGDKADAVSDIQSDGRKAMMVGDGVNDAPALAAAFVGVAIGSGTDVAIEAADVTLMRDDPVDVVRATRISEGTLAKIKQNLFWALGYNTAMIPLASLGLLQPVLAAGAMAFSSVSVLTNSLLFRSYDPDDDYRLLGFLRR; encoded by the coding sequence ATGAGCTACCGCCGGGAACGCCTCGCGATAACCGGGATGAGCTGTGCGAACTGCTCGTCGACGGTGACCGAGGCACTCGAATCGCTGGAGGGGGTACGGGAGGCGAACGTCAACTTCGCCACCGACGAGGGGACGGTGGAGTACGACCCCGAGGTCACGACGCTCGCTGCTATCTACGACGCTATCGACGACGCGGGGTACGGAGCCGTCGACGACACGCTCGCCATCACCGTGACGGACATGTCCTGTGCGAACTGCTCGCAGACCGTCGGCGAGTCGCTGCTGGACACGCCGGGCGTTATATCGGCGGACGTCAACTTCGCCACCGACGAGGGTCGCGTCCGGTACAACCCGGAGGAGGCGACGCGCTCGGACCTCTACGACGCCGTCGAGCGGGCCGGGTACTCGCCGGTCCGGGACGACGCCGACGGCGATACGGAGGCCGGTGAGGGCAGCGGCGACGGCGAGAGCCGGGCCGACGCCGCCCGCCGCGAGGAGCTGCACCGCCAGCGGAACCTCGTGCTGTTCGGGACGGCCCTGTCCCTGCCGCTGCTCGCGATGATGGTCGTCGAACTGCTCGCGCCCGGGACGCTCCCCGAGACGATTCCGGGAACCGACCTCGCGATGGGGTGGGTCGCGTTCGCGCTGGCGACGCCCGTCCAGGTCGTCCTCGGCCGCGAGTTCTACGTCAACTCCTACAAGGCGGTCGTCAGGAACCGCACGGCGAACATGGACGTGCTCATCGCACTCGGCTCCTCGACGGCGTACCTCTACTCCGTCGCGGCGCTGGCGGGACTCATCGCGCAGGCGGGCCTCTACTTCGACACCGCCGCGCTCATCCTCGTGTTCATCACGCTGGGCAACTACCTCGAAGCCCGTTCGAAGAGCCAGGCCGGTGCTGCGCTGAAGCACCTGCTCGAACTGGAGGCCGACACGGCGACCGCCGTCGACTACTCCGAGGAGTCGGGAGCCACCGACGAGCGGGAGGTCCCACTCGACGAGGTGGAGGCGGGCGACCACCTGAAGGTCCGGCCCGGGGAGAAGGTGCCGACCGACGGCGTCGTCGTCGAGGGCGAGTCGGCCGTCGACGAGTCGATGGTCACCGGCGAGTCGGTCCCCGTCGAGAAGTCCCCGGGCGACGACGTGGTCGGGGCGACGGTCAACCAGAACGGCGCGCTCGTCGTCCGCGCGACGAAGGTCGGCCGGGACACGGCGCTCCAGCAGATCGTCGCGCAGGTCCGCGAGGCCCAGTCCCGACAGCCCGACATCCAGCGCGTCGCCGACCGCATCAGCGCCTACTTCGTCCCCGCCGTCATCCTGAACGCGCTGTTCTGGGCCGCGGTGTGGTTCCTCTTCCCCGAGGCGCTCGCCGGCTTCGTCGGCGCGCTCCCGATGTGGGGACTGGTCGCCGGTGGCCCCGCGGCCGCGGGCGGCACCATCTCCGTGTTCGAGTTCTCCGTCGTCGTCTTCGCGAGCGCGGTGCTCATCGCCTGTCCCTGTGCGCTGGGGCTGGCCACGCCCGCCGCGACGATGGTCGGGACCACCATCGGCGCGCAGAACGGCGTCCTGTTCGAGGGCGGCGACGTGCTCGAACGCGTCCGCGACGTCGACACCGTCGTCTTCGACAAGACGGGGACGCTCACCAACGGCGAGATGGAACTCACCGACGTGGTGAGCGTCGGCCCGCGCGCCGACGGCGGCGAACTCCAGTACGACGAGGAGTCGCTCGACGAGGACGGCGTGCTCCGCCTCGCAGCCAGCGCCGAACGAGACAGCGAACACCCGCTCGCACGGGCCATCGTCGAGGGTGCCGAGGAGCGCGGTCTCGACCTCGTCTCGCCCGAATCGTTCGAGAACGTCCCCGGTCAGGGCGTCCGCGCCACCGTCGATGGCCGCGAGGTGCTGGTCGGGAACCGGACGCTCCTCTCGGAGGCCGATGTCGACGTCGGTCCCGCGGAGGAGACCGCAGAGCGCCTCGAATCGGAGGGGAAGACGGCGATGTTCGTCGCGAGCGCGCCGACGGGCACGAGCGAGGGCGAGGTCGTCGGCGTCCTCGCCAACGCCGACACGGTGAAGGCCACCTCGGCGGAGGCGGTGCGAACGCTCCGCGAGCGCGGAACCGACGTCTGGCTCATCACCGGCGACAACGAGCGGACGGCCCGCGCGGTGGCCGAGGAGGTAGGCATCGACCCCGAGAACGTCCGTGCCGAGGTGCTCCCCGGCGACAAGGCCGACGCCGTCTCGGACATCCAGTCCGACGGCCGCAAGGCGATGATGGTCGGCGACGGCGTCAACGACGCGCCCGCGCTGGCCGCCGCGTTCGTCGGCGTCGCCATCGGGTCGGGCACCGACGTCGCCATCGAGGCGGCCGACGTGACGCTGATGCGCGACGACCCGGTGGACGTGGTCCGCGCCACCCGTATCTCCGAGGGGACGCTCGCCAAGATCAAGCAGAACCTGTTCTGGGCGCTGGGCTACAACACGGCGATGATCCCGCTCGCCTCGCTCGGCCTGCTCCAGCCGGTGCTCGCGGCGGGTGCGATGGCGTTCTCCAGCGTGAGCGTGCTCACGAACAGCCTGCTGTTCCGGAGCTACGACCCCGACGATGACTACCGACTGCTCGGGTTCCTGCGCAGGTAG
- a CDS encoding hydantoinase B/oxoprolinase family protein: MVDSVTLEVVRNACEALCEEMNANLIRTSYSPNIKERRDCSCALFDGDGEMIAQAENMPVHLGAMPFSVAAAVERFPPETLEPGDAVLLNDPYRGGAHLPDLTLVTPIFHDGEVVAFAANRAHHADVGGARAGSVAADSTEIFQEGIRIPPVKLFDGGDPNEAVFDMILANVRTPDERRGDLRAQEAANQTAVDRFEDLVGTYGWETVAEVLGEIQDYSERRMRAEIEDLPDGTYAFEDILDDDGQGNEDLPVRAAVTVDGDSVTVDFDGTAPQTAGPINAVLAVTTSATYYAIRCVTDPTIPPNRGCYRPITVDAPEGTVVNPRPPAAVVGGNLETSQRVTDVVLGAFAEAVPERVTGASQGTMNNVTFGGVDPRGSRSESASATEAGTEEATPDAGSPYAFYETQGGGFGGRAGKDGMDGVHVHMSNTMNTPVEVLETAYPLRVDRYEFRRDSGGPGEFRGGLGLRRDITVRDHTATFSLLADRRTHRPYGVAGGDPGSTGSAVLSDADGEEEPLPGKTTRDLPPDSTVSIRTPGAGGYGPVEERDPEAVRRDVRRGKVSPEAAREDYGVDVDGDERDGNDGGDAELDDGEDDDRAR, from the coding sequence ATGGTCGACTCCGTCACGCTGGAAGTCGTCCGGAACGCCTGCGAGGCGCTCTGCGAGGAGATGAACGCCAACCTGATTCGGACCAGCTACTCGCCGAACATCAAGGAGCGGCGGGACTGCTCGTGTGCGCTGTTCGACGGCGACGGCGAGATGATAGCGCAGGCCGAGAACATGCCCGTCCACCTCGGCGCGATGCCGTTCTCCGTCGCGGCGGCGGTCGAGCGGTTCCCGCCCGAGACGCTCGAACCGGGCGACGCCGTCCTGCTCAACGACCCGTACCGCGGCGGCGCGCACCTCCCCGACCTCACGCTCGTCACGCCCATCTTCCACGACGGCGAGGTGGTGGCGTTCGCGGCCAACCGCGCCCACCACGCCGACGTGGGCGGCGCACGCGCGGGCAGCGTCGCCGCCGACTCCACCGAGATATTCCAGGAGGGCATCCGTATCCCGCCGGTGAAGCTGTTCGACGGCGGCGACCCGAACGAGGCCGTCTTCGACATGATTCTCGCAAACGTCCGCACGCCCGACGAGCGTCGTGGCGACCTGCGAGCGCAGGAGGCGGCCAACCAGACCGCCGTCGACCGGTTCGAGGACCTCGTCGGGACGTACGGCTGGGAGACGGTCGCCGAGGTGCTCGGCGAGATTCAGGACTACTCCGAGCGCCGGATGCGCGCCGAGATCGAGGACCTCCCGGACGGTACCTACGCGTTCGAGGACATCCTCGACGACGACGGGCAGGGCAACGAGGACCTGCCCGTACGGGCCGCGGTCACGGTCGACGGCGACTCGGTCACCGTCGACTTCGACGGGACCGCGCCCCAGACCGCGGGTCCCATCAACGCCGTCCTCGCGGTCACCACGTCGGCGACGTACTACGCCATCCGCTGTGTCACCGACCCGACGATACCGCCGAACAGGGGTTGCTATCGGCCCATCACGGTCGACGCACCCGAGGGGACCGTCGTCAACCCGCGGCCCCCCGCGGCGGTCGTCGGCGGGAACCTGGAGACGTCCCAGCGCGTGACCGACGTGGTCCTCGGGGCGTTCGCGGAGGCGGTCCCCGAACGCGTCACGGGCGCGAGTCAGGGGACGATGAACAACGTCACGTTCGGGGGTGTCGACCCTCGCGGGAGTCGGAGTGAGTCCGCCAGCGCGACCGAAGCCGGGACCGAGGAGGCGACGCCCGACGCGGGGTCGCCCTACGCGTTCTACGAGACGCAGGGCGGCGGCTTCGGCGGTCGTGCCGGAAAAGACGGCATGGACGGCGTCCACGTCCACATGAGCAACACGATGAACACGCCCGTCGAGGTGCTGGAGACGGCCTACCCGCTCCGGGTCGACCGCTACGAGTTCCGGCGGGACTCCGGCGGCCCCGGCGAGTTCCGCGGCGGCCTCGGCCTCCGGCGGGACATCACCGTCCGTGACCACACCGCGACGTTCAGCCTGCTCGCCGACCGTCGGACCCACCGGCCCTACGGCGTCGCTGGCGGCGACCCCGGTTCGACCGGGAGCGCGGTCCTCTCCGACGCCGACGGTGAGGAAGAGCCGTTGCCGGGGAAGACGACACGCGACCTCCCGCCGGACTCGACCGTCAGCATCCGGACGCCGGGCGCTGGCGGGTACGGACCGGTCGAAGAGCGCGACCCGGAGGCGGTCCGCCGCGACGTGCGCCGGGGGAAGGTCTCCCCCGAGGCGGCTCGCGAGGACTACGGCGTCGACGTGGACGGCGACGAGCGAGACGGTAACGACGGCGGTGACGCCGAACTCGACGACGGAGAGGACGACGACCGGGCGAGATGA
- a CDS encoding AsnC family transcriptional regulator, whose product MPDLDDTDRTILRLLVEDGRRPYSEIADVVDLSPPAVSDRVSRLRDWGIVRRFTADVDRSKLRDGVSVLATLDLEPNAVETTRAALVGDEAVEHVFTTAEGSLVVTLRVPDNDVRNYLAETIDFGAVRSLDVSLLTASSWSPGIGAAEFAPECAECGNTVTAEGDTLTLGEDTYHFCCSSCAGRFEKRYEELEAGT is encoded by the coding sequence ATGCCCGACCTCGACGACACCGACCGGACCATCCTGCGACTCCTGGTCGAGGACGGTCGGAGGCCCTACAGCGAGATAGCAGACGTGGTGGACCTCTCGCCGCCGGCCGTGTCCGACCGCGTCTCTCGCCTGCGTGACTGGGGTATCGTCCGTCGGTTCACCGCGGACGTCGACCGGTCGAAACTCCGCGACGGCGTCTCTGTGCTCGCCACGCTGGACCTCGAACCCAACGCCGTCGAGACGACCCGCGCCGCACTCGTCGGTGACGAGGCCGTCGAACACGTCTTCACGACGGCCGAGGGGTCGCTGGTCGTCACGCTCCGCGTCCCGGACAACGACGTCCGCAACTACCTCGCGGAGACCATCGACTTCGGCGCGGTGCGGTCGCTGGACGTCTCGCTGCTCACCGCGTCGTCGTGGTCGCCGGGCATCGGCGCGGCGGAGTTCGCCCCCGAGTGCGCGGAGTGTGGCAACACGGTCACCGCCGAAGGCGATACGCTGACGCTCGGCGAGGACACCTACCACTTCTGCTGTTCGTCGTGTGCGGGGCGGTTCGAGAAGCGGTACGAGGAACTGGAGGCGGGGACGTAA
- a CDS encoding ABC transporter ATP-binding protein, translating into MDENESPAVVVDGVSKRYGDVVALDGLSLTVGRGELFGFLGANGAGKTTTIKLLTGQRTPDEGSVSVLGRDPSADPVETRRHLGVLPEREDPPSFMTPREYFAFVGRVRDIDDETLAARIDGWTTRFAFREQLDTLCTDLSRGQRQKVMITASFLHEPDLVFIDEPLANLDPVMQERLKRFLVEYTREDNTVFLSTHHIDVAEEICTRVGILRDGRLAEDRRPASDDDDDERLLDAFLDGVAVQ; encoded by the coding sequence ATGGACGAGAACGAATCGCCCGCCGTCGTCGTCGACGGCGTCAGCAAACGATACGGTGACGTCGTCGCGCTGGACGGACTCTCGCTGACCGTCGGCCGCGGCGAACTGTTCGGCTTCCTCGGCGCGAACGGCGCGGGGAAGACGACGACCATCAAACTCCTGACGGGTCAACGAACCCCCGACGAGGGGTCGGTGTCGGTGCTGGGTCGGGACCCGAGCGCGGACCCCGTCGAGACGCGACGCCACCTCGGCGTCCTCCCCGAACGCGAGGACCCGCCGAGCTTCATGACGCCCCGCGAGTACTTCGCGTTCGTCGGCCGCGTCCGCGACATCGACGACGAGACGCTCGCCGCGCGAATCGACGGGTGGACGACCCGGTTCGCTTTCCGCGAGCAACTCGACACGCTCTGTACCGACCTCTCGCGCGGTCAGCGTCAGAAGGTGATGATAACCGCCTCGTTCCTCCACGAACCCGACCTCGTCTTCATCGACGAACCGCTCGCGAACCTCGACCCGGTGATGCAGGAGCGCCTGAAACGGTTCCTCGTCGAGTACACACGCGAGGACAACACCGTCTTCCTCTCGACCCACCACATCGACGTCGCCGAGGAGATCTGCACGCGCGTCGGTATCCTCCGCGATGGCCGACTCGCGGAGGACCGGCGACCTGCGTCGGACGATGACGACGACGAGCGACTGCTCGACGCGTTCCTCGACGGGGTGGCGGTCCAGTGA